The genomic DNA ATCTATTGATTGTAAACGAATAGCCAAAATTTACAATACGAAACAAAAGATTAATATTTATTTTACCTAATTCGTATATAATGATATTAATAACATTTTATAAGGGAGGACTCAGAGTTATGAAAGACGAAAATGATATTTTTATTTCTAATTCTACAATGATGTTAGAGCCTTACAAGCACCCTTATTATTGCACAAAAGTTATCGACAGTAGCGGGAACCATTTTTATTCCTGCCAAACCGCTCTTCAACTCATCAAGAAATCTTGTCTAACCAATGTTCACTCTACTTATCAAGGCAGACGTAATGCAGTTCAAACAAACTTTAATTTCAAACAAAATGTCCCGATTCCAATTAATCATAGAGAATATATTTGTGCTTTCCCAACAGAATCTCCTTCTTCTCCAAACTGTATATGGCTATTTTATAATCATATAGATGACATAGAATTTTTCAAACAGAGTAAAAAAGCTACCATTCATTTTTCAAATGGCACTACTACAACCATACATATCAGTCCCCATAAGCTAAAACAACAATTATTAAAAGCTGGATACGTATTATCACGTATGAACATGCAAGATTCACTACAATTCAAAAACCTCTTATTACATTTACTACCTTAACAAAATAAATAGAATGGAAAGCAATATCCCTTGCCTTCCATTCTTATGATACTATTTATCCTCTCAAGCTATTTCGCATTTTCTCAAGCGCCTGCCGGTATATCCACCTCACTTGATAATAGGTCATCTCTGTCTCTAAAGCGATTTCCCCCATCGTCTTTCCTACAAAGAAACGTTCAAAAATAACATACTTCTCCTTCTCATCTAATACACTCATAAATTCCTTCACTCTCATTTCAATATCTTCAAAATGAAAGGTATCTTCATATCCTCTTACATATACACACTTTTCTTGCACTGCAAACTCTTTCTTCAATCTTTCTAATATATAACCACGTACCGTTACAACTGCATATGCAGGAAAGCTCCCTTTCTCCGCATCAAACTTTTCATACGCATGCCAAAGACCGATTAACCCACATTGATAATACTCTTCATAATCTTGATAAATACCTAGCTTCTTTATTTGATTCACAATCATACCTTCATACAAAACAACTGTCTCTGTAAAAGTCGCTGGCTTCACACAGTACCCGTTTCTAAAAGGTATACCTTTCTAGTATTCCGCGGTACCTTCACAATATAAAAATAAAGAAAGGATTTCACTGTGAGTAATTTCAAATACTACCGCTGAAATTTGAAATTACATGAAGTAGAATTTGAAATTCTGCTGGTGGTATTTGAAATAAGGGTAAAAATAAAAAAGATTCCTTCTATACATTAGAAGAAATCTCATGTTTATAAATTTTCGATTTATACTATTCTGTAGTTAAACGCTTGAAAAATCTATCGATTGCATATAAACCTGTAGCTAAAATACAACTTATAACGCCAACAAATATATAAGGATTCTTATTTGGCAGATATTCTACCGTTAACAATAATACAACTAACATAAACAAAAAATTTGCTAATAATTTCTTAAACATATGTATCTTCTCCTTATATCAAAAATGCAGCAATTACTTTTATAATTGCTGCATTTCTTTCTTGTGACATGAAATATCAAGCTTATTGCACTAATCCTCTTAGCGCACCAAAGCCAATCGTTAAGATGAAGAAGATAACCATAAGAATCGTTGCTTTCTTTTTGCTTAAACCAGCTGTAATTTGAAGACCTAACCATGTAATAACAAATCCCCAAATTGTAAATACTTCAATGCTATTTGCAATACCTTTTACTGCGCCGCCACTTGAAGCGAAAATCGGACCTAAACCAGTGTAAAATTCTTTCCCTGAACCACCTAGAATAAGCGCTAAAACTGCATTTATTAATAAGCCAAGTAATGAAATAATGCTTGAATATACAGTAATTGTTAATAATTTCTTATAAGAAGTATCATTGCTCATTAACATCATTAACACTTTGTATACTGCTGCGCTAATAAAGAAACCTATTATCATACCGATAACACCAAATACAAAACCGGCGCCGAAAGTCATCACAGGTGTAACATTAACCCCTAATTCTTGATTGAACTTAATTGATTCAGGTGTTAAAGAATATACATAAGCACCAAGACCTCCAGTAATCCCTGATAATAAAGAAAGTATCCAAAACACACCCCAAACCGCATTACTGTTCTTCATTCTCTCAAACTGTTCACCTGGAGAAGTAATCATCCCTAATAATGATGGCTTTTTCGAAACTGCATCTTGCGTATTAATATTCGCTTCCATTATAACGCCTCCTTCTCTTTATATAACCCGTTCTAACGGGCGGTTCACTTCCTCATATAGAGGCTACGAACCGCCCACTAGAACGGTAATGTGCAGTAGAGAGCCCCCCTCTCTACTACACTATTACTTACTCATAACGTAATGCTTCAATTGGATCTAATTTCGCAGCTTTGTTTGCTGGAATTAATCCAAAGATAATACCTAGTGTCATAGAGAACAGTACGCCGCCAACGACAACTTCCCATGAAACAAGTGGCGGCCATTTTGCGAATGTGGAAACGATATATGCTCCGCCATATCCAAGACCAATTCCAATTAAACCACCTAGAAGCGTTAACATAACTGCTTCAATTAAAAACTGTAATAAAATTTTACTACGCGTTGCTCCAAGCGCTTTACGTATCCCAATTTCGCGCGTACGCTCCGTTACAGATACGAGCATGATATTCATAACACCAATACCACCAACGACTAATGAAATACCAGCGATACCACCAATAATCATCGTCATGATGCTAGTTACTTTAGAAACATTTTCTTGGAGTTCTTTTAAATTCACCAGTTCATATTTACCTGGAATTTCACTTGGCTTACGACTATTTAATACATCAACAGCTTGTTTCCCTGCTGTTTCTAAATTGTCTACATTTTTAGCTTGAATTGAGATATTTTGAATATCATCTGTTCCGTATAAAACAGGCCATAACGTAAGAGGGATTAACGCTTCTTCCATTTCAAATCCCATAAACTCATTATCAGATGTATACACACCAATAATTTGCATTGGCTGTCCCTTCATCTCAATAATTTGTCCAACTGGGTTTACGTCCTTAAATAACGTTTCCTCTGTTTTTGTACTAATCATCACAACGTTATTTGCATGAGAAATATCTGATTCGTTTAAAGTACGTCCCTTTACGACCTTTACTTTATTAACCGCAAAATATTCATTATCAAGACCAATAACATTCAGATTTGCTTTTTTATCATTTACATCAAGTATCTCTGTCGTTGAATTTGTCGTAATAACATGTGAAACATTTTTCACTTGTTTTACTTCCAAAATATCCTCTTCCGTTAATTTTGGTATTTCAAACCCACCTATAGCAAACTCATCATTAATATCTGGTTTAAACTGAATTGGCATAAGGTTATTACCACCAGAACCTGCGAATTTCGACTTCAGCATCGCTTCCCCGCCTTGCCCAATTGCAACGACAGTAATAATAGAACCAACGCCGATAATAATACCGAGCATCGTAAGAGCTGAACGCAGTTTATGAGCTAAAATAGAAGATAGAGCAATCTTTATACTATCTAGTAAACTCATACCGCACACCTTCTATCTTCTGTAATTTTCCCATCTCGCAATACAATACGGCGGGAAGAATACGCTGCTACTTCCTCTTCATGCGTAACCATAACAATTGTTGTACCTTCTGCATTAAGCTTCGTGAAAATATCCATAACTTGCTCACCAGACTTCGTATCAAGCGCACCAGTCGGCTCATCGGCCATAATGAACGTTGGATTATTCGCAATCGCCCTTGCAATCGCAACACGCTGCTTCTGTCCACCTGATAATTCGTTTGGCAAATGATGCACACGGTCCGCTAATCCGACTTTACCTAACGCCTCTAAAGCACGCTTGCGACGCTCTGCCTTCTTCACGCCGCCGTATACGAGCGGAAGTTCAACATTTTCGACTGCCGAAAGACGCGGAAGCAAGTTAAAATGCTGAAACACAAAACCGATATATTCATTACGAATTAAAGCAAGCTTTGACTCGTCTGCTGTTAAGATATTCACATCATTCAGCATATATTCGCCTTCTGTTGGACGATCTAAACAACCGATAATATTCATAAGCGTTGATTTACCAGAACCAGATGGTCCCATAATCGAAACGAACTCGCCGCCTTGAATCGTTAAACTAATACCGTGCAAAATCGGCACTGCCAATTTTCCTTGATAATACGTTTTAGCAATATGATTTAACGTGATCATTTCTCTTTCACTTCCATTCCGTCATACACATCGTCGGAAGGATTTTTAACCACCTTTTGCCCCACTGTTACGCCTTCTACAACCTCTGTCCAGTCTCCATCAGTAGAACCTTTTTTCACATTTTGTTTACGAAGTTTTCCTTTATCCTCAACATAAACAAATGCATCACCGTCTTTTTCTACAATGCTCTTACTTGGAACAGCAATCATCGTCTTATTCTCTAAATTTACTTGCAGAGAGACGTGATAACCTGGAGATAAACCATCTTGACTATCAAGGCTTGCTTTATATGTATATTGAGACATATTTTGAGTCGCTTCACCCATACCACCAGCTTGCGCCATCTCTGCACTCGTTGGGAATTCACTTACTTCTGTAATCTTACCTGTCCACTTCTTCTTATTATTTGCTTTCGCAGTAACAGTAAATGTTTGATCCTTTTGAATTTGTGACTTTTGAAGCTCAGTTAACGTTCCTTGAACTTGGAACGGATCTTTAGAAGCCACTTGTAAGAATGCTTTCCCTTGACCACCTAACGCTTGAGATGAACTTTGCGCCGCATCTTTATCTAACTTTTGAACAACACCAGCAAAATTACTATAAATCGTAAGCTCTTTCTGCTTTTTACTTAACTCTTCTTTCTGCAACTTCCCTTTTTCTTTCTCAAGATCCGTTGTCTTTTGTGCCATCTCTAACTCACTTACTTGCTCTTCCATCGGATCTGTTACTTCTTTCCCAGCTCCGCCATCTTTCGCCTTCTTAATTTCTTTCTTCAACGAATCAATCTTCTTCTTCCCTTGATCATAACGCATATCTGCCATCTTCTGATCAAGCTCAGCTTGCTTCATTTGTAAATTAATCTCTTCATTATCATAAGAGAATAACTTCGCACCTTTCTCTACCTCTTGCCCTTCTTTTACCTCAATATCTTTCACTTTTCCTTTAGTCGGATCCGCATAAAAACTTTCGATATTCCCGGGCTTCACCTGACCAGAAATTAACTTCGTATTATTCAGCTTACGCTCTGTCACTTTCTCAAAACTTACAGCATCAGCAGATGTTGATGCTCCCTTCTTCTTGCCTTGCATAATAAAAATATTAACTGCTGCTACAATAACAATTAGTGCAATAACCCCGATAATAATCCATTTTTTCTTCTTGTTTGGAGTACGAACCGTATTTGGTACCATATTCTCTCTGCTACTAAAAATATAGACAAATATACATTCTTAGAGTATTCCTGCTTCTATGTGTCCTGTCTCGCCATTAACTCGCTACTACAGTTTGATGCAACACTCCACAGGCGTAAATTCCGATGTAGCCCACCGTACATATATACAATCTATTTACGTTAGTATTGTATATTCTTTTGCTTGTAACAGGTTGATTGACGCGTTCAAATCCCTATCCATTACATTTCCACAGTCACATTCATATACTCGGTTGCACAGCCTCAAGTCTACTTTCTTGTGACCACAACATGAGCATAACTTTGACGAAGGATAAAACCGATCTACTTGACGTAGTTCAATCCCATACTCCTCGCATTTAAGCAATAACCATGTTTTAAATGTATAGAAACATTGTGCTGCAATTGTTTTAGATAGATGTTTATTCTTCATCATACCTTTCACATTCAAATCTTCCACTGTAATAAATGTCGGCTTGGTTTTCACCACATTGGTTACAATAGACTTTACATACTCTAGTCGAATATTCGTTAATCGAGCACATAACTTTTGCACTCTAAGAACATTTTTATCTATATTCGCTCTTTTTTTAGTAACAGATTGTTCACCTCTCTTTTTTATATTTTCAAATTTACGCGATAAAGAACGTTGCTCACGTTTTAACCGTTTTTCTATCTTTTTTACTTGTATTGTTTTGTTGATGTTTTCATGAATGATACCGTCGCTACGTATCACGAAATCCTTCACCCCTAAATCAATACCTAAACCTGTTTGCTTGAGAGTTAGCTTCGTTTCTATTTCTTCCAATTCGCAAAGCACAGATACAAAATATCTTCCTGCTCTTTTACCTATCGTTCCACTTTTTACAATCACATCTTGGGGGATATACCCATATTCTTTTAACCTCATCCAACCAATCGTTGGGACTTTTACTCTATGTCTTTCTACTGCCCAATCTGTTTTGTTATTTTTAGGAAAATAGCATTTGACATCTTGCTTCTTCTTTTTCTTATAACGTGGAAATCCAGATAAACCTTGAAAAAATCTTTTAAAAGCCTTATCTCCATTCATAATTGCCTGTTTTACTGCCTTACTAGATACCTCTTTAATCCATTGGTCACATTCTTTTGTATAGACATTGTTTAGCCATTTAGAAAAATCATAGCCACTTAGAAACTTTCCCTTGGATTCATACATCTCTTTGTTTTTAAAGATATAAAGATTGTAAACATATCTACATACCCCAATCGTTTGATTTATCTTGGCTATTTGTTCATTTGTCGGTTTTATCTCTATCAAATAGGCTCTTCTCATACCTCTTTAACCTCCGACTTTTTCTTTTGTTACTTTCTCATTCCATATATCCTGCAACTACATGAATGATAGATATCAAAATTTGAACAAGTTCTTCTTTGTGGAGATAATGTTTTTATTTTCCCTTTTGATTTCTGTAGATATCTAAAACAACTTGATTGTTCCAACTTTTCAATGCTTTAACAGACACATTAATTATTTAGTCTTCTACTATTTAACTCTCCTTTTATAAATTAGTAGTTTAACAGATATTCAATTGTATAAAACTTTCCGAAAACTAATTACATATTATTACATTATTTTTACAAAGTTTTACACATCCATTTATATTGTAACAAAAATTCCAATGATTAGAAATATGACATATTGTCTTTTAAGATAGATTTAAGGAAAGATTATATTATATAGAAAAAGCCATCCAAAATGATAATTGGATAGCTTTTCAAACAAAATATTACGCCGCTTTAGGAGCTTTGCTCTCATGTCCACGTTGAACGATGAACAAGAAGATCGTTGATAAAATGGCACCTGTTAATAGTAAGATAAAGCAGCCATCCCATCCAGAACGATCAACAATAACACCAATTGCTGCGTTTGCTACAAGACTTCCGCCTACATAACCGAACAGACCACACATACCAACTGTCGTACCTACTGCAAATTTCGGTACTAATTCCATCGCACTTAAACCGATTAAGAACTGTGGTACATAAATTAAACAACCGATAATAGAAACTGCAATACTTACAACAAGTACGCTAGTTGCTTGCCAATATATAAACGTACCAATAACAACTCCAACCATACTAATGATACATAATGGCATACGTTTTCCTTTAAATAATTTATCACTTAAAAAACCAACGATTAATGAACTTGGAATTGCCATACCTTCAAAGATTGCGTACGCCGCGTGTGCTTCATTTTTTGAGAAACCTTTAACTGTCGTTAAATAAAGTGGAACCCAGTTAATAACACCGAAACGAATTAAATACACAAATGCATTTGCAATACATAAGAACCATACAAATTTATTTTTCACTACATATTTCATTAAAATTTCTCTTGGTGACATCTTGTTAGCATTATCTGCTTTTTCAAGGTTTTCATAATCATTACGATACTCATCAATTGGAGGAAGACCTTCTGATTCTGGTGTATCCTTCGCATTAATCCAAACAAGAACTGAAATTACCATTGCGATAATCGCTGGGAAAATAAACACGCCGCCTTGCCAATGATTTTCCCCAAAAATACCTACACCAATTCCGACTAATGGTGGCACAAGCATTCCGCCAACGTTATGTGAAATATTCCAAAGGCCTGTTTTCGTACCACGTTCTTTCTTCGAGAACCATTTCGTCATAACGATACTACAAGGTGGTGCTCCCATACCTTGTACAATACCGTTAAGAACAAGTAATGTAACAATCATCCCAAATGAAGATGCAAAACCGAAGCAAATATTTACAAGCCCTGATAAAAATAAACCGACTGCGATAAAGCGCTGGGCGAAAGCTTTATCTGATAAATTCCCCATAAAGAACTTACTAAACCCATAAACAATTGCCATTACTGAGCCTAGTAGACCAATTTCAGCTGTACTAAAACCATATTCTTGTACTAAATACGTACTTGATAACGTAAAGTTACTACGAACTAAATAATAAGCAGCGTACCCAACTGAAATCCCGATTAACACACGAATACGTAGTAATCGATATACACGGTCGATCATATCCGCTGGCAATCTCTCAATTGCAGGTGCTGGCTTGAGCCATTTAAACATATTCTTTCGTCTCCTTTTCTCACTTCTGAGAGAGACGCTGTCTATTCCATATCTCGATTATTCCGCTATTTGATATATTTTGGTTCGTTCTTCTAACCGGCTGCCCTTCTATTTCTTTCTCATTCTTCGCAAACATCGTTGGTACGCCAAACGAAACTTTTTCTAAAATGTGACCCGCTTCTTCTGATAAACAATAATCAATAAATAAATCCGCAATAATACCATTCGGTGCACGTTTTAGTTTCGAAATCGCATTAACAGATAATCCTGTTTGCTCAGGTTCGTTACTTAAAATAGGAAAGCCTTGTTTTTGAAGCATTCTCTGATCTCCCATAAAATTGATGCCTATCATATATTCACCACTCGCAACAAGTTCTGCTGGTATGTAACCATTCACCGTTACTTCTCCAACTTGTCCTGCAAGGTTCTTAACATATTCCTTCGCTTCCCCTTCACCTAAAGTATCAATAAGTGATTGAAAAAACGTATATGCTGTACCTGAAACATTTGGATCCGGCATAACAATCTTTCCCTTATATACTGGATTTAACAAGTCTTTCCACCTTGATGGATAGGGAAGTCCGAGCGGTGCTATCTCTTCATTCCACCGCTCTTTATTAAGCGCAATTGCCAGCTTCTCCACCTCATAACCGTACCAATAACCGTCTTTATCTTTAACAGTTTTTGAAATACGATTCGCATGCTGACTCGTAACAGGAATAGATAGATTTTTTTGCTTCATCATTTGATGGGCGTCTACCGTACCGCCAATAATAATATCGGCTTTCGGATTTCCAGCTTCCTCTTCTACCCTCCGAAGAAGCTCCTCTGTCGAAAGACGAATAAATTCATACGTACAGCCGCGTGGTTTACAAAATGATGAAAGCAAGGCTTCCCCAACTTCCTCACGGGCTGCTACATACGCAACGAGATGACGATCATCCAAAATAGGGAGACCACTTTTATTATATTTAATAGAGGTTGTATCTCGAGAGCAACTAGACATCGCTCCTCCAATTACTAGCAAAAAGAAGAAAAAGGCTATCTTTCTCATGACACATTCTCCTTTACAAATAAATTTGCGAGGGAGCTTTTCATATACATGACATTCCCATTATTATCACCGAGATATTGCACAACAAAATACGACGGATACACAGAAATAGTAAGAATGTCTTCACGTTCATTCTTTATACGCTTACCTGTTTTATAAGCGGTAATATAAGCAATCGGTTCATTCTGTGATTGTAATAATTTCTGTATTTCTCCGTAATCTGTAATTTGCTTCGCGTACCGAATCGAGTCAAGTATGTGCGTAAGATTCATCGCACGTTCTACATCACCTTGGCGTACTATGACATCCTGTGCTGACGCAAAAAAGTCACTAATACGATCTGGTGTGTAATACAGGCTTAACAAATACGTTTGAAATGCTGAAATCATTGGATCCGTACCATTCTTTCCGTACATGTCAGCCCCGTACTGGAACAAGTCACCTACTGCAAAAGTACGTTTATGTCCGTTCAAGTACGTTACTTCTCCAGTAAATACTTGTTCTTGAATCTTAGCCTCTCTCGGGTTTATTTGAATTTGGTCAAAGAATGAAACAATCGTATGCAAACGAACTTCATCCGTTATAACAATTTCTCCCCACTTTTCATGCCTAACTTTCATTTCAGTAGGCAGGGATTCATTCACTCTTTGTAAAACAGTTTGTTTGTCATTCACTATTGTGATTCGATTATATATTTGCTTCTCCATCACATAAAACAAAATAAGAGAAACGATTATACAAAGGACAAACATAAGGATTTGAAATGATAGCCTTTTCATTTCTGCCTACCTCCAAGATAAAAAAACGTTGTTTCGAAAATACCGCATAATTGTTTCATAAATGTATCATTTAACCGCTTTCAAGTTTTTTATATCTTCCATCCGTCTCGGAAGCAAGAATGTAATAAATATTGTAGTGCCTATTTCTTCACTACTCTCAATCCGCATACTTCCGCCCTGCTTATCCATAATCTCCTGACAAATATACAAACCGTAACCATTCCCGTAACTAGAAGGAAGTACCTTCCCTTCTGGCGATTCATTCCACTCTGCAAGCACACCTTCATCTATACCAATGCCATCATCATGAACAAAAACCTTCGCCTCACGTTCATTTATAATTACATTCATACGAATTTGCGTAGCATCGCTATATTTTATCGCATTATCCAACACGTTTAAGAAGATTTGTTTCGTCTTATCGAAATCCGCAACAACATGTACATCTGTTAACTCATTGATAACTTCAATCTCAAATTTCTGCAAGCGAGGTTTCACAATTGAAACTGCTTCTTCGGCTAATTCTTTTATATTCACAACTGTAGGTGACACTTCAAACGTACTCGTTCCGTACTTTGAAGACTTAAGTAATTCCTCTACAAGTGATAATAAACGCTCACTTTCTACAGCCACATAACGCAAGCTCTCCTGTACATCTTCCTTCGCCTTTAACTTCGGAATTAAATCCACATAGCCAATAATCGCCGTTAGCGGTGTTTTCAGCTCATGCGTAATGCGGTCTAAGAAATCTTTCTGTTTCTCTTTCTCCTCTTTCAATTGCTTAATATGCAGCTCAATTCCATCAGCCATCGCATTAAAAGATGCGGAAAGCTGAGCAATTTCCACATATTCATTTAACTCAATCTTACTTTTATAATCACCATTCGCAAGCCGATGCGCCATTTGTCTTAACTGATCAATCGGCTTATGGAGAGACTTCGCCAAACGAATTGCAAAGAAAATACCCGCAGCTACGAGACAAAGAGACGTCATTAAGAACGTCCAACCGACATTTGTTAAAACTTCCTTCTCTCCCGTTAACTCATTTATAAAACGAACACTTCCAATGACATCGTTCCCATAATAAACTGGGCTTGAAAACAAAAGAATTGGAGCTGGGTCTCCCTCTTCAAAAACATAAGATTTCTTCCCCTTCAAAGAGCTCTCAATATCAATATTCCGATGAAGAAGTGCTCCTTTTTGCGTATCCGCAACAACATCTCCATTCTTCCCAATCATCTGTACACGGACATCCATGCGCTTTGCTAAATACGAAGCAATTAAAAGTGAATTCGGACCGAGCGTCTCCACCTCTGCTTCCTTCTCTAAATAATTCATCGTATAAATTTGTGCTTCTACACTTAACTTTTCTAAAGAATTTGCCGCGTTATGATACATATTCTTTTCTAACGTAATATAAACAACTCCGTACAAAAGAACAAAAATTGGGATTAACAGTCCAACTATTCCAAACACCATATTTCTTTTTAAAGACATACCATCACCACTTAACAATCTAGTTTATAGCCAACGCCATAAATTGTCTTAATATATTCCCCACTATTCCCTAGCTTCTTCCGCAGTCGTTGCACCATAATATCAACCGCTCTCGTATTTCCGATATACTCAAAACCCCATACTTTCTCAAGCAACTCATCTCTCATAAATACACGCTGCGGATTGGAAACAAACAACTGACATAAATTAAACTCTCGGTACGTTAACTGAATTTCCTGTCCACTAACATGCACTTTTCTTTCCTTAGGACAGATCGTTATCTCTCCCGCCTCGATTACCTCATGACTTACCGTTACCTCTTTCTTCTTCACACGTCGCGCCATATTCTTGACCCGAAGAATAAGCTCCGCATAATTGAAGGGCTTCGTCACATAATCATCCGCCCCAAGCTGCAAGCCAAGCAATTTATCATTCATCTGACTCTTCGCAGTTAACATGAGTACTGGAATATCCCTATCCTTCTCACGGAACAGACGAAGTAACTCATACCCATCTGTATCTGGAAGCATAACATCCAAAATCAATACATCCGGCCCTTCCTTCCATCTCTCTAAAGCTTCTCTCCCGTCAGCCGCAGTCAACACCTCGTATCCTTCCATCTCAAGCTGCATCCGAATCAAATTACGAATACTCGATTCATCATCCACTACAAGTATTTTCATTATTTTCCTCCTTCCATCCTGTATTATAGTACAGTTTAGTATAGCAAAAATCTTATAAAAAAAGAGAGGGTATTGTCGAACATATGTTGAACGACAATACCCTCTCTTTCAATTATTATATCTATTTATCATACCCATTAGGTTTCTTCTGATGCCAATTCCAAGCATGCTCAATGATTGTCTTCACATTTACATACTGAGGATCCCATCCTAACTTCTCTTTCGCTTTCTGAGAAGAAGCAACTAAACGTGCTGGATCTCCCGCACGGCGTGGTGCTACCTCAGCTGGGATTTCATGATTTGTAACTTCACGAACTGCATCAACGATTTCTTTTACACTGAAACCATTACCATTTCCTAAGTTATAGAAATCACTCTCTCCGCCGTTCTGTAGGTCCTTAAGTCCTAAGAAGTGAGCTGCCACTAAATCTTCAACATGAATATAATCACGGATACAAGTACCATCTGGTGTATTATAATCATCACCAAACATCATAATCTTCTCACGTTGACCTAACGCCACTTGCAATACAAGAGGAATTAAATGCGTCTCTGGACGGTGGTCTTCCCCAATAATACCATTTGGAGTTGCACCAGCCACGTTAAAGTATCTGAAAATCTTATAACGTAAATTAGAAGCTTGGCTATACCAATGAAGCATCTTCTCGATTGCTAACTTCGTTTCTCCGTACGTATTCGTTGGATTTGTCATCGTTTCCTCAGTAATAAGGTCTACATCTACCTCACCATACGTCGCCGCAGTAGAAGAGAAAATAAACTTATCTACCTTAAACTCATCCATTACCTCTAATAAGCAAAGTGCACCGTACACATTGTTATTATAATATTGAAGAGGCTTCTCCATACTAACTCCAACTAAAGAATCAGCTGCGAAATGCATAACCGCCTCAATATTTTCTTGTGTAAAAACATCTCTTAAAAATGCTTTATCACGAAGGTCGCCATTATAAAACTTCGCACCTTCCGTAATTGCATCCTCATGA from Bacillus basilensis includes the following:
- a CDS encoding MFS transporter, which translates into the protein MFKWLKPAPAIERLPADMIDRVYRLLRIRVLIGISVGYAAYYLVRSNFTLSSTYLVQEYGFSTAEIGLLGSVMAIVYGFSKFFMGNLSDKAFAQRFIAVGLFLSGLVNICFGFASSFGMIVTLLVLNGIVQGMGAPPCSIVMTKWFSKKERGTKTGLWNISHNVGGMLVPPLVGIGVGIFGENHWQGGVFIFPAIIAMVISVLVWINAKDTPESEGLPPIDEYRNDYENLEKADNANKMSPREILMKYVVKNKFVWFLCIANAFVYLIRFGVINWVPLYLTTVKGFSKNEAHAAYAIFEGMAIPSSLIVGFLSDKLFKGKRMPLCIISMVGVVIGTFIYWQATSVLVVSIAVSIIGCLIYVPQFLIGLSAMELVPKFAVGTTVGMCGLFGYVGGSLVANAAIGVIVDRSGWDGCFILLLTGAILSTIFLFIVQRGHESKAPKAA
- a CDS encoding ABC transporter substrate-binding protein; amino-acid sequence: MRKIAFFFFLLVIGGAMSSCSRDTTSIKYNKSGLPILDDRHLVAYVAAREEVGEALLSSFCKPRGCTYEFIRLSTEELLRRVEEEAGNPKADIIIGGTVDAHQMMKQKNLSIPVTSQHANRISKTVKDKDGYWYGYEVEKLAIALNKERWNEEIAPLGLPYPSRWKDLLNPVYKGKIVMPDPNVSGTAYTFFQSLIDTLGEGEAKEYVKNLAGQVGEVTVNGYIPAELVASGEYMIGINFMGDQRMLQKQGFPILSNEPEQTGLSVNAISKLKRAPNGIIADLFIDYCLSEEAGHILEKVSFGVPTMFAKNEKEIEGQPVRRTNQNISNSGIIEIWNRQRLSQK
- a CDS encoding DUF3919 family protein — protein: MKRLSFQILMFVLCIIVSLILFYVMEKQIYNRITIVNDKQTVLQRVNESLPTEMKVRHEKWGEIVITDEVRLHTIVSFFDQIQINPREAKIQEQVFTGEVTYLNGHKRTFAVGDLFQYGADMYGKNGTDPMISAFQTYLLSLYYTPDRISDFFASAQDVIVRQGDVERAMNLTHILDSIRYAKQITDYGEIQKLLQSQNEPIAYITAYKTGKRIKNEREDILTISVYPSYFVVQYLGDNNGNVMYMKSSLANLFVKENVS
- a CDS encoding HAMP domain-containing sensor histidine kinase translates to MSLKRNMVFGIVGLLIPIFVLLYGVVYITLEKNMYHNAANSLEKLSVEAQIYTMNYLEKEAEVETLGPNSLLIASYLAKRMDVRVQMIGKNGDVVADTQKGALLHRNIDIESSLKGKKSYVFEEGDPAPILLFSSPVYYGNDVIGSVRFINELTGEKEVLTNVGWTFLMTSLCLVAAGIFFAIRLAKSLHKPIDQLRQMAHRLANGDYKSKIELNEYVEIAQLSASFNAMADGIELHIKQLKEEKEKQKDFLDRITHELKTPLTAIIGYVDLIPKLKAKEDVQESLRYVAVESERLLSLVEELLKSSKYGTSTFEVSPTVVNIKELAEEAVSIVKPRLQKFEIEVINELTDVHVVADFDKTKQIFLNVLDNAIKYSDATQIRMNVIINEREAKVFVHDDGIGIDEGVLAEWNESPEGKVLPSSYGNGYGLYICQEIMDKQGGSMRIESSEEIGTTIFITFLLPRRMEDIKNLKAVK
- a CDS encoding response regulator transcription factor: MKILVVDDESSIRNLIRMQLEMEGYEVLTAADGREALERWKEGPDVLILDVMLPDTDGYELLRLFREKDRDIPVLMLTAKSQMNDKLLGLQLGADDYVTKPFNYAELILRVKNMARRVKKKEVTVSHEVIEAGEITICPKERKVHVSGQEIQLTYREFNLCQLFVSNPQRVFMRDELLEKVWGFEYIGNTRAVDIMVQRLRKKLGNSGEYIKTIYGVGYKLDC
- the galE gene encoding UDP-glucose 4-epimerase GalE, yielding MNSILICGGAGYIGSHAVKKLVDEGLSVVVVDNLQTGHEDAITEGAKFYNGDLRDKAFLRDVFTQENIEAVMHFAADSLVGVSMEKPLQYYNNNVYGALCLLEVMDEFKVDKFIFSSTAATYGEVDVDLITEETMTNPTNTYGETKLAIEKMLHWYSQASNLRYKIFRYFNVAGATPNGIIGEDHRPETHLIPLVLQVALGQREKIMMFGDDYNTPDGTCIRDYIHVEDLVAAHFLGLKDLQNGGESDFYNLGNGNGFSVKEIVDAVREVTNHEIPAEVAPRRAGDPARLVASSQKAKEKLGWDPQYVNVKTIIEHAWNWHQKKPNGYDK